From one Fimbriimonadaceae bacterium genomic stretch:
- a CDS encoding UDP-N-acetylmuramoyl-L-alanyl-D-glutamate--2,6-diaminopimelate ligase: MIAFAQLFRCAGVKPAAISGDATIESLVADSRVAGSGALFVCMPSANTDSHQFLAPAQMKGAVAALAHTEAGFQAAVAAGMAAAWVPAGSFQDALWRIVRAFHGSPTRGLRLVGVTGTNGKTTTAWIVRDALNALGRSCAYLGTLGLTTPAGARTLENTTPFSVELNDLILEVVRGGADTLAMEVSSHALEERRADGLEFDVATFTNLTQDHLDYHGSMEAYAASKRRLFFDLPTQTTKPFRAAINTDDPVGARWASSLDSCVSYGFASGDLRGAGLEVRVDGLSLGLDYRGQTAMLQTRLAGHFNLSNCLAAAATLAALGYTLEECVHGLAQATPVPGRFESIPNDRGVGVIVDYAHTPDALEKLLDSARRLTEGRLIAVFGCGGDRDRKKRPLMARAVSERADVSVLTSDNPRTEDPQQILADVRAGLVPGAESLEIVDRPEAIARAVGMARAGDVVVIAGKGHEDYQILGRTKHPMDDRKLAREALGVGS, from the coding sequence ATGATCGCGTTCGCCCAGTTGTTTCGCTGCGCCGGGGTCAAACCGGCGGCGATCTCGGGCGACGCGACGATCGAATCGCTGGTGGCCGATTCGCGGGTTGCAGGTTCAGGCGCATTGTTCGTCTGCATGCCCAGCGCCAACACGGACAGCCACCAGTTCCTGGCCCCGGCGCAGATGAAGGGCGCTGTTGCGGCCTTGGCCCACACCGAGGCGGGCTTTCAAGCCGCTGTCGCGGCCGGTATGGCAGCCGCGTGGGTGCCGGCAGGTTCGTTCCAAGACGCGTTGTGGAGGATCGTGCGCGCGTTCCACGGCTCGCCGACCCGCGGCCTCCGGCTGGTGGGGGTCACCGGCACCAACGGGAAGACGACCACCGCGTGGATCGTCCGAGACGCGCTCAACGCGCTCGGCCGCTCGTGCGCCTATCTGGGCACCTTGGGCTTGACCACGCCGGCGGGGGCCCGAACGCTCGAGAACACGACCCCCTTTTCGGTGGAGTTGAACGACCTGATCCTCGAGGTGGTCCGCGGGGGGGCAGACACCCTCGCCATGGAGGTCAGCAGCCACGCCCTGGAGGAGCGGCGCGCCGACGGTTTGGAGTTCGACGTTGCGACGTTCACGAACCTCACGCAGGACCACCTCGACTACCACGGCTCGATGGAGGCGTACGCGGCGTCCAAGCGCCGGCTCTTCTTCGACCTGCCGACGCAGACGACCAAGCCGTTTCGCGCGGCGATCAACACGGACGATCCGGTGGGAGCGCGGTGGGCTTCGTCCCTCGATTCGTGCGTCTCGTACGGCTTTGCCTCGGGAGATCTCCGAGGCGCGGGGCTCGAAGTCCGGGTCGACGGCCTGTCGCTGGGGCTGGATTACCGGGGCCAGACCGCGATGCTGCAAACGCGGCTCGCCGGCCACTTCAACCTCTCAAACTGCCTGGCCGCCGCCGCGACGCTGGCGGCCCTCGGCTACACCCTGGAGGAGTGCGTCCACGGCCTGGCGCAGGCGACTCCGGTTCCCGGCCGGTTCGAGTCGATTCCGAACGATCGAGGGGTCGGCGTGATCGTGGACTACGCGCACACGCCCGACGCCCTGGAGAAGCTCCTCGACTCCGCTCGCCGGTTGACGGAGGGGCGGCTCATCGCCGTGTTCGGGTGCGGGGGCGATCGCGACCGCAAAAAGCGACCGCTGATGGCGCGCGCGGTGAGCGAACGGGCCGACGTGAGCGTGCTCACGAGCGACAATCCGCGGACCGAGGACCCGCAACAGATCCTCGCCGACGTGCGCGCGGGCCTCGTCCCAGGTGCGGAATCGCTCGAGATCGTGGATCGCCCCGAGGCGATCGCGCGCGCCGTCGGGATGGCCCGTGCCGGCGATGTCGTGGTCATCGCTGGAAAGGGCCACGAGGACTACCAGATCTTGGGTCGGACCAAGCACCCGATGGACGATCGGAAGCTGGCGCGCGAGGCCCTGGGGGTCGGCTCGTGA
- a CDS encoding YtxH domain-containing protein, translated as MKEPNGKKRGGGLGFIAGLATGVAAVLLYAAGKERKLGDKVADGIDSFETKAKEAKDKAAHKAAELRDAAKEKLQAGKEKLSEAVHKGTNGSDA; from the coding sequence ATGAAAGAACCTAATGGAAAGAAACGCGGCGGTGGACTTGGATTCATCGCGGGCCTCGCGACCGGCGTCGCCGCAGTGTTGCTCTACGCCGCGGGCAAGGAACGCAAGCTGGGCGACAAGGTCGCCGACGGCATCGACAGCTTTGAGACCAAGGCGAAGGAAGCCAAGGACAAGGCCGCGCACAAGGCCGCGGAGTTGCGCGACGCGGCCAAAGAGAAGCTCCAGGCAGGCAAAGAGAAGCTCTCCGAGGCCGTGCACAAGGGAACGAACGGATCCGACGCGTAA
- a CDS encoding FtsW/RodA/SpoVE family cell cycle protein, whose amino-acid sequence MIGKVRIYDGPLFVLAAIATGVGLVFIFDAGYARSLLLGNGAIPREFRTQLMFVPVALLAGALASRIGSDTWRTFSKLLWVATLVALVAPMMPGIGIERNGAHRWIGIGPFEVQPAEFAKLAAIVYLAGVFAGRPRWPAKTPRFKTRAQYFDSVVVPKTMRMLPAIWVLLAVVLIETEPDLGTAAVVAATAFAMFVAGGASRKTLLVGGLLAVVGVGVLVAQQPYRIDRILVHRDRWSAKNLDDTAYQTVQSEMAMATGGLVGVGIGAGRAKHVLPAATTDFVTATVFEEFGLAGALAVIALIGAFVMRLLVLAPRAATPFGSLVLVGVASWIGIQSCVNIMMANGMLPAIGIPLPFVSSGGSSLVALWLAVGICQSMLAPQVAKEGKVAAGRHRWRNRRTRLSRA is encoded by the coding sequence ATGATCGGGAAAGTTCGAATCTACGACGGACCGTTGTTCGTGTTGGCGGCGATCGCCACGGGCGTCGGGCTCGTCTTCATCTTCGACGCGGGGTACGCGCGGTCGCTTCTGCTTGGAAACGGAGCGATCCCGCGCGAGTTCCGCACCCAGCTCATGTTCGTCCCCGTCGCCCTTCTTGCCGGAGCTTTGGCATCGCGCATCGGGTCGGACACGTGGCGCACGTTCTCGAAGCTGCTGTGGGTCGCGACGCTCGTCGCCCTGGTCGCGCCGATGATGCCGGGGATCGGGATCGAGCGCAATGGGGCCCACCGCTGGATCGGGATCGGGCCCTTCGAGGTGCAGCCGGCCGAGTTTGCGAAGCTCGCCGCCATCGTCTACCTGGCGGGCGTGTTCGCCGGACGGCCCCGATGGCCGGCCAAAACCCCGCGTTTCAAGACGCGCGCCCAGTACTTCGACAGCGTGGTGGTCCCCAAGACGATGCGCATGCTTCCTGCGATCTGGGTCCTCCTGGCCGTGGTGCTCATAGAAACCGAACCGGATCTCGGCACCGCAGCGGTCGTGGCGGCGACGGCTTTTGCGATGTTCGTCGCGGGAGGGGCGAGCCGAAAGACGCTGCTGGTCGGGGGCCTGCTCGCGGTGGTGGGTGTGGGTGTGCTGGTCGCGCAGCAGCCGTATCGGATCGACCGCATCCTGGTGCACCGGGACCGTTGGTCCGCCAAGAATCTCGACGACACGGCGTACCAGACCGTGCAGTCGGAGATGGCGATGGCGACCGGTGGGCTGGTGGGGGTCGGAATCGGGGCCGGGCGGGCGAAGCACGTGCTGCCAGCGGCGACGACCGACTTTGTGACCGCGACGGTCTTCGAGGAGTTTGGGTTGGCGGGGGCGCTGGCGGTGATCGCGCTGATCGGGGCGTTCGTGATGCGCCTCCTTGTGCTCGCGCCGCGAGCCGCCACTCCCTTTGGATCCCTGGTTTTGGTGGGTGTCGCCTCGTGGATCGGTATCCAGTCGTGCGTGAACATCATGATGGCGAACGGGATGTTGCCGGCCATCGGGATTCCGCTGCCCTTCGTGAGTTCGGGTGGATCGAGTCTCGTCGCCCTCTGGCTTGCCGTAGGAATCTGCCAATCGATGCTCGCGCCCCAGGTCGCGAAGGAGGGGAAGGTTGCGGCTGGTCGTCACCGGTGGCGGAACAGGCGGACACGTCTATCCCGCGCTTGA
- the rsmH gene encoding 16S rRNA (cytosine(1402)-N(4))-methyltransferase RsmH, translating into MKRVLEAKTILRAMRIQRMVAVRSAMARTMMRHESVMVGEVMGALNLRPGSVAVDGTLGLGGHAAQMLKAVAPGGAVIGLDWDASMLAEARARLGEPAGVRLHLVHASFEQISSVLGELGLKADGILLDLGLNSAQVDDAARGLSFHGLGPLDMRMDVTRGEPASALLNRAAPGEIERVLSEFGDERWARAIAKAVVERRRGASLKTTQDLVDCVLAAIPPRAREKRIHPATRTFQAVRIWVNGELDLLEGALRGAARSLAPNGVLVVLSYHSGEDRIVKQTFRSLAADEGFEDLSRKPLVPTPEEVRANPRARSAKMRVLRQPRPLGAAKTQGRES; encoded by the coding sequence ATGAAGAGGGTGCTCGAAGCGAAGACGATTTTGAGGGCCATGCGCATCCAGCGGATGGTGGCGGTGCGGTCGGCGATGGCGAGGACGATGATGCGGCACGAGTCGGTGATGGTCGGCGAGGTGATGGGGGCGTTGAATCTGCGGCCCGGTTCCGTGGCGGTCGACGGCACCCTCGGACTGGGCGGGCACGCCGCGCAGATGCTCAAGGCCGTCGCCCCCGGCGGCGCTGTGATCGGCCTCGATTGGGACGCCTCGATGCTGGCCGAGGCGCGCGCGCGCCTCGGCGAGCCCGCAGGCGTCCGGCTGCATCTCGTGCATGCGAGTTTCGAGCAGATCTCCTCGGTGCTCGGCGAGCTGGGGCTGAAGGCGGACGGCATCCTGTTGGATCTGGGCCTCAACAGCGCCCAGGTGGACGATGCGGCGCGCGGTCTCAGCTTCCATGGCTTGGGGCCGCTCGACATGCGGATGGACGTCACGCGCGGCGAACCTGCCTCCGCGCTTCTCAACCGGGCCGCACCCGGCGAGATCGAGCGCGTGCTGAGCGAATTTGGAGACGAGCGCTGGGCGCGGGCCATCGCAAAGGCCGTCGTGGAACGACGGCGCGGCGCCTCGCTCAAGACGACCCAAGACCTTGTGGATTGCGTGCTCGCCGCCATTCCGCCGCGTGCGCGCGAGAAGCGCATCCACCCGGCCACGCGGACGTTTCAAGCCGTGCGCATCTGGGTGAACGGCGAGCTCGACCTGTTGGAGGGCGCCCTGCGCGGCGCGGCGCGCTCGCTCGCGCCAAACGGGGTGCTCGTCGTGCTCTCGTACCACTCCGGCGAAGACCGGATCGTCAAGCAGACGTTCCGCTCGCTTGCGGCAGACGAGGGGTTCGAAGACCTCTCGCGCAAGCCCCTCGTTCCGACGCCCGAAGAGGTTCGGGCCAACCCTCGCGCGCGCAGCGCCAAGATGCGCGTGCTTCGACAACCGCGGCCTCTCGGGGCCGCCAAGACCCAAGGAAGGGAATCTTAA
- a CDS encoding penicillin-binding protein 2: MKLSMGGLFVLTALSQARVQLFERGEILDRAAATKRFVLERPEPARRGALLTSDGKPLAVDDDRYELSLSFSSVPQSDAFFVDLAAASGIPASEFSQVAASGLKRRAWKQRMSAAQAKAVQAVKTRWRADGVSLDYTGERAYPLSEAASGVVGRTRGRTAEGGLERGFDEALRGTDGRTIGMVDRTGAFLPMRIDPRSKAKEDGLPVVTTLDSVLQQEAAASIKRAVETNHADQGVAIVYDPRNGDLLAMANWPTFNPDEPEGATQVPEGTDYNPNYMGRLEPGSTFKVLTLAKALDLGVVTPNSVINCTGEKVVWGKMSVHCDIHHGSRAHGPLRPVDAIAKSCNVCAATWAQAIGRDTFIEFMRQCGLLDKPGLGVPGEVPGDFVRDEYATGLQLAHFGFGQSVTVTPVALASAFGALANGGVRMKPRLVRKIGKNEEPPVDAGQLFKPATAERMLEYMETVIQSDQGTGKGLRIPGYRLGGKTGTAERQGQGRGGYVSNFVGFVPAPAPRAVILVMVDHPKGGSYYGATVAGPVFDDLARAVIRRYAIPPSPPKQDPTLEGPPLR, encoded by the coding sequence GTGAAGCTGTCGATGGGCGGCCTCTTCGTCCTGACCGCGCTGAGCCAAGCGCGGGTCCAGCTTTTTGAGCGCGGCGAGATTCTCGACCGGGCGGCGGCGACCAAGCGGTTCGTCCTCGAGCGGCCGGAACCGGCCAGGCGGGGAGCCCTGCTCACATCGGACGGAAAGCCCCTCGCGGTGGACGACGACCGGTACGAACTCAGCCTCTCCTTCTCAAGCGTGCCGCAGAGCGACGCGTTCTTTGTCGATTTGGCGGCCGCGAGCGGCATCCCCGCAAGCGAGTTCTCCCAAGTGGCCGCATCGGGTTTGAAACGTCGCGCGTGGAAGCAGCGGATGAGCGCGGCCCAGGCGAAAGCCGTGCAGGCCGTGAAGACGCGCTGGCGGGCCGACGGAGTCTCCCTCGATTACACGGGCGAGCGCGCGTACCCCCTTTCCGAAGCCGCTTCAGGCGTTGTGGGCCGGACCCGCGGACGGACAGCCGAAGGCGGGCTCGAGCGCGGCTTCGACGAGGCCCTTCGGGGAACCGACGGGCGGACGATCGGGATGGTCGATCGCACCGGCGCGTTCCTCCCGATGCGCATCGATCCGCGAAGCAAGGCCAAGGAAGACGGGCTGCCGGTGGTGACGACGCTGGACAGCGTGCTTCAACAGGAAGCCGCCGCCTCGATCAAGAGGGCGGTGGAGACCAACCACGCGGACCAAGGTGTGGCCATCGTCTACGACCCCCGGAATGGCGACCTGCTCGCCATGGCGAACTGGCCGACGTTCAACCCCGACGAACCCGAGGGAGCAACCCAGGTTCCGGAAGGGACCGATTACAACCCGAACTACATGGGCCGCCTGGAACCAGGTTCCACCTTCAAGGTGTTGACGCTGGCCAAAGCGCTCGACCTCGGCGTCGTCACTCCCAACAGCGTCATCAACTGCACCGGCGAGAAGGTTGTGTGGGGCAAGATGAGTGTCCACTGCGACATCCACCATGGGTCGCGCGCGCACGGCCCGCTGCGGCCGGTCGACGCGATCGCCAAGAGCTGCAACGTGTGCGCGGCGACTTGGGCCCAGGCGATCGGGCGGGACACGTTCATCGAATTCATGCGCCAGTGCGGGTTGCTCGACAAACCGGGTTTGGGCGTCCCGGGAGAGGTTCCCGGCGACTTCGTGCGCGACGAGTACGCGACCGGCTTGCAGTTGGCCCACTTTGGATTCGGCCAGTCCGTCACTGTGACACCCGTGGCGCTGGCCAGCGCCTTTGGAGCCTTGGCAAACGGGGGCGTTCGGATGAAGCCGCGCCTCGTGAGGAAGATCGGCAAAAACGAGGAGCCGCCGGTGGACGCTGGGCAGCTCTTCAAACCCGCCACCGCCGAGCGGATGCTGGAGTACATGGAGACCGTGATCCAGTCGGATCAGGGAACGGGCAAGGGCCTTCGGATTCCCGGCTATCGGCTCGGCGGGAAAACCGGCACCGCCGAGCGCCAGGGCCAGGGCCGCGGCGGCTACGTGTCCAACTTTGTGGGGTTCGTGCCCGCTCCCGCGCCGCGGGCCGTTATCTTGGTGATGGTGGACCACCCGAAGGGGGGAAGCTACTACGGCGCGACGGTTGCCGGGCCGGTCTTCGACGATTTGGCACGAGCGGTGATCCGCCGATACGCGATCCCGCCGAGCCCGCCCAAGCAAGATCCAACTCTGGAAGGCCCGCCGCTTCGATGA
- the murD gene encoding UDP-N-acetylmuramoyl-L-alanine--D-glutamate ligase, giving the protein MSRALVLGLGRSGVASARALLALGLEPLVVDHAPALTAANRTAADALDALGVEWRIDWKGTAPDLGATVLVTSPGVDRRSPTLLGAVAAGIEVIGEIELAFRVAKAPIVAITGTNGKSTTTVMTWLGLKGAGFDAVLCGNIYGSGYPEVPLAEAALDASPDAVLVAEVSSFQLEWVRGFRPRAAAITNITPDHLNRYNGFEEYAQTKLRIFEAQGPEDHAVVPYGDPLVPPPSGPPVHTFGNPAADAKVEDGWLVAESWHVPLESLPFREPHNLANAQVALLLGRSIAGEGACAGFAKGLSAFQGLGHRLQAVGEREGVQFVNNSMCTNPAAVVASSRALGDVRQHLLVGGETKGLDFRPLAALLAGGRVRLYLFGKGAPAIRETIGDDALEFRTMAEAFGAAAGAARSGEVVMLAPGCASTDQFADFRERGEVFVRLAKEWLER; this is encoded by the coding sequence ATGAGCCGGGCTCTCGTGCTGGGATTGGGGCGCTCCGGGGTCGCATCGGCGCGCGCGCTCCTCGCGTTGGGTTTGGAACCGTTGGTCGTGGACCACGCGCCTGCGCTGACGGCGGCGAACCGAACGGCGGCGGACGCCCTCGATGCGCTGGGCGTCGAGTGGCGAATCGATTGGAAGGGCACGGCACCGGATCTCGGGGCGACGGTGTTGGTCACGTCGCCCGGTGTCGATCGCCGGAGTCCGACTCTCTTGGGGGCCGTCGCGGCGGGGATCGAGGTGATCGGCGAGATCGAGTTGGCCTTTCGCGTCGCCAAGGCGCCGATCGTGGCGATCACGGGCACGAACGGCAAGAGCACGACCACCGTCATGACGTGGCTCGGGCTGAAGGGCGCGGGATTCGACGCCGTGCTCTGTGGGAACATCTACGGGTCCGGGTATCCCGAGGTGCCGCTTGCGGAAGCGGCGCTCGACGCTTCCCCGGACGCGGTTTTGGTGGCCGAAGTCAGCAGTTTCCAGCTCGAGTGGGTGCGCGGTTTCCGGCCGCGTGCGGCGGCGATCACCAACATCACGCCCGACCACCTCAATCGTTACAACGGATTCGAGGAGTACGCCCAGACCAAGCTGCGCATCTTCGAGGCACAGGGCCCGGAGGATCACGCGGTCGTCCCGTACGGAGACCCGTTGGTTCCCCCGCCCAGCGGGCCGCCCGTGCACACGTTCGGCAATCCTGCAGCCGACGCGAAGGTCGAGGACGGCTGGCTGGTCGCGGAGTCGTGGCACGTGCCCCTGGAGTCACTGCCGTTCCGCGAACCGCACAACCTGGCCAACGCCCAGGTCGCCCTTCTATTGGGCCGGTCGATCGCCGGCGAGGGGGCGTGCGCGGGTTTTGCGAAGGGACTCAGCGCCTTTCAGGGCCTGGGGCATCGGCTTCAAGCGGTGGGCGAGCGCGAGGGCGTCCAGTTCGTCAACAACTCGATGTGCACCAATCCGGCGGCTGTGGTCGCGTCGAGCCGCGCCTTGGGAGACGTTCGGCAGCATCTCCTGGTCGGCGGAGAGACGAAGGGATTGGACTTCCGCCCGCTTGCCGCGCTCCTTGCGGGGGGCCGTGTTCGTCTCTATCTCTTTGGAAAGGGCGCGCCGGCCATCCGCGAGACGATCGGGGACGACGCGTTGGAGTTCCGGACGATGGCCGAGGCGTTTGGCGCGGCGGCCGGCGCGGCTCGGAGCGGAGAGGTGGTGATGTTGGCGCCCGGGTGCGCCAGTACGGACCAGTTCGCGGACTTCCGCGAGCGAGGCGAAGTGTTTGTTCGGTTGGCCAAGGAGTGGCTGGAGCGATGA
- the groL gene encoding chaperonin GroEL (60 kDa chaperone family; promotes refolding of misfolded polypeptides especially under stressful conditions; forms two stacked rings of heptamers to form a barrel-shaped 14mer; ends can be capped by GroES; misfolded proteins enter the barrel where they are refolded when GroES binds) — protein MPAKDLKYSDEARKLLEAGVDKLANVVKVTLGPRGRNVVLEKKFGSPTVINDGVTIAKEIEVENRFENMGAQLIREVSSKTNDTAGDGTTTATVLAQAIFKEGIRNVAAGSNATQIKQGIEMAVEAVVGALDKSSTKVKGKAAIQQVATVSANDEEIGALVAEIIDLVGKDGVVTVEESKGTETTHEIVEGLQFDKGYMSPYFVTDPTRMETVFEEPLILFYEKKISNVQDLIPMLEKVLRLGRPFVIVAEDVENECLATLVLNRIRGNLPIAAVKAPGFGDRRKAMLEDMAILTKGQFISDELGIKLETVTPEMLGSCSRMVITKENTTLVGGKGDKKAIAGRISQIERQIENTDSSYDKEKLQERRAKLTGGVAVLKVGAATETALKEKKARIEDALAATRAALEEGIVAGGGVALIQAGKALDGLKLEGDQQIGVRIVRKALESPLRTIAENCGVEGSVVVDNVLNGAKGFGFNAATLKYEDLAKAGVVDPTKVVRTALQNAASISGLLMTTEAMVAELPEKEDEGHGHDHHHH, from the coding sequence ATGCCAGCCAAAGATTTGAAATATTCGGACGAAGCGCGCAAGCTGCTCGAAGCCGGCGTCGACAAGCTCGCGAACGTCGTCAAGGTCACCCTCGGGCCTCGCGGCCGCAACGTGGTGCTCGAGAAGAAGTTCGGGAGCCCCACGGTGATCAACGACGGAGTGACCATCGCCAAGGAGATCGAGGTCGAGAACCGCTTCGAGAACATGGGCGCCCAGCTGATCCGAGAGGTCAGCAGCAAGACCAACGACACCGCCGGCGACGGGACGACCACCGCCACGGTGCTCGCGCAGGCGATCTTCAAAGAGGGGATCCGCAACGTGGCCGCCGGTTCGAACGCGACCCAGATCAAGCAGGGCATCGAGATGGCCGTCGAGGCCGTCGTCGGGGCGCTCGACAAGTCCAGCACGAAGGTCAAGGGCAAGGCCGCGATCCAGCAGGTCGCGACCGTCAGTGCCAATGACGAGGAGATCGGGGCGCTGGTCGCCGAGATCATCGACCTCGTGGGCAAGGACGGCGTCGTGACGGTCGAGGAGTCCAAGGGCACCGAGACCACGCACGAGATCGTCGAGGGTCTCCAGTTCGACAAGGGGTACATGAGCCCCTACTTCGTGACCGACCCCACCCGCATGGAGACGGTGTTCGAGGAGCCGCTGATCCTCTTCTACGAGAAGAAGATCTCGAACGTGCAGGACCTCATCCCGATGCTCGAGAAGGTGCTTCGCCTCGGCCGTCCGTTCGTGATCGTCGCCGAGGATGTGGAGAACGAGTGCCTGGCCACCCTGGTGCTGAACCGCATTCGGGGCAACCTCCCGATCGCCGCGGTGAAGGCCCCCGGCTTCGGAGATCGCCGCAAGGCGATGCTCGAGGACATGGCGATCCTGACCAAGGGCCAGTTCATCAGCGACGAGCTCGGCATCAAGCTGGAGACCGTCACCCCCGAGATGCTCGGCTCGTGCTCGCGCATGGTGATCACCAAAGAGAACACCACGCTCGTGGGCGGCAAGGGCGACAAGAAGGCCATCGCGGGACGCATCTCGCAGATCGAGCGCCAGATCGAGAACACCGACAGCTCCTACGACAAGGAGAAGCTGCAGGAGCGGCGCGCCAAGCTCACCGGCGGCGTGGCCGTGCTGAAGGTCGGCGCCGCGACCGAGACAGCGCTCAAGGAGAAGAAGGCGCGGATCGAGGACGCGTTGGCGGCCACCCGGGCTGCGCTCGAGGAGGGCATCGTCGCCGGAGGCGGCGTGGCGCTCATCCAGGCGGGGAAGGCCCTCGACGGGCTGAAGCTCGAGGGCGATCAGCAGATCGGCGTGCGGATTGTTCGCAAAGCGCTCGAGTCGCCCCTGCGCACGATCGCGGAGAACTGCGGCGTCGAGGGTTCGGTCGTCGTGGACAATGTCCTGAACGGGGCCAAAGGGTTCGGCTTCAACGCCGCGACGCTCAAGTACGAGGATCTGGCGAAGGCCGGCGTCGTCGACCCCACGAAGGTCGTCCGCACCGCGCTCCAGAACGCCGCCTCGATCTCGGGCCTGCTCATGACGACCGAAGCCATGGTCGCCGAGTTGCCGGAGAAGGAAGACGAGGGTCACGGACACGACCACCACCACCACTAA
- the murF gene encoding UDP-N-acetylmuramoyl-tripeptide--D-alanyl-D-alanine ligase → MNPIGAERFATIVHGRAVGFERGVAFYSFALDSREARPGCLFIAVRGERVDGHDFAASAFAAGAAGALVERAVEGPHILVDDVEEALAALGAHFRSQFHGPVVGVTGSAGKTTTKEFLAAALAPLGPVLRTEGNRNTQLTAPLVWAELLPTHRAAVIEMAMRGPGQIRHLCAFSRPTIGVITNIGTAHLEQLGSRAAIADAKGELVESLSEHGTAVLWHEDEFLEVLRGKASGDVVTFGTGEGATCRVTGYEALGTTRCAMHGVLDGTPFACELPTVGRHQALNAAAALLAANVAGVKVWEAAESLAQAKLPGMRMEPVMLGGATLMVDAYNANPAGMRAAISTLADLPCEGRRLAVIGEMKELGEGSEAAHRELGVWLADGGVASAVFVGEGARWAMEAFLDAGGSAVFAESLDDVAEFLQALLPGDLVLVKGSRALELEKAVAAAGGHA, encoded by the coding sequence GTGAATCCGATCGGGGCCGAGCGGTTTGCGACGATCGTCCATGGTCGGGCCGTGGGCTTCGAGCGCGGGGTGGCCTTTTACTCGTTCGCGCTGGACAGCCGGGAAGCCCGCCCCGGCTGCTTGTTCATCGCGGTTCGCGGCGAGCGTGTGGACGGACACGACTTCGCCGCCTCCGCTTTCGCGGCCGGAGCCGCGGGCGCGCTCGTGGAGCGGGCGGTGGAGGGCCCCCACATCTTGGTCGACGACGTGGAGGAAGCGCTTGCGGCCCTCGGCGCGCACTTCCGAAGCCAGTTCCACGGGCCGGTGGTGGGCGTGACGGGAAGCGCGGGCAAGACCACGACAAAGGAGTTTCTCGCCGCCGCGCTGGCTCCCCTTGGGCCCGTGCTGCGGACCGAGGGGAACCGGAACACCCAGCTCACGGCGCCGCTCGTGTGGGCCGAGCTGCTTCCAACCCACCGAGCCGCGGTCATCGAGATGGCCATGCGCGGTCCGGGGCAAATTCGCCACCTGTGCGCCTTCAGCCGGCCGACCATCGGTGTGATCACAAACATCGGCACGGCCCACCTGGAGCAGTTGGGATCGCGTGCGGCGATCGCGGACGCCAAAGGAGAGCTGGTGGAGTCCCTTTCCGAGCACGGCACCGCCGTGCTTTGGCACGAGGACGAGTTCCTTGAGGTCCTGCGCGGCAAGGCATCGGGAGACGTGGTCACCTTTGGTACGGGGGAGGGGGCCACGTGCCGGGTCACCGGCTACGAAGCGCTCGGCACCACTCGCTGCGCGATGCACGGCGTGTTGGACGGCACCCCCTTCGCGTGCGAACTTCCCACCGTGGGGCGGCACCAGGCCCTCAACGCCGCCGCCGCGCTTCTGGCTGCGAACGTGGCGGGAGTCAAGGTGTGGGAGGCCGCCGAATCGCTGGCTCAAGCCAAGTTGCCCGGCATGCGAATGGAACCCGTGATGCTGGGCGGCGCCACGTTGATGGTGGACGCGTACAACGCGAATCCCGCAGGGATGCGGGCGGCGATCTCGACCTTGGCCGACTTGCCGTGCGAAGGACGGCGTCTCGCCGTGATCGGGGAGATGAAGGAGTTGGGCGAGGGTTCGGAGGCGGCGCACCGCGAACTGGGTGTCTGGTTGGCCGATGGCGGCGTGGCTTCGGCGGTGTTCGTCGGCGAGGGAGCGCGATGGGCCATGGAGGCGTTCCTCGATGCCGGCGGGTCCGCGGTCTTCGCCGAGTCGCTGGACGACGTGGCCGAGTTCCTGCAGGCGCTGCTTCCCGGCGATCTGGTCTTGGTAAAGGGCAGCCGCGCGCTCGAGTTGGAGAAGGCGGTCGCGGCCGCAGGGGGCCACGCGTGA